AGGCTCATCTCCGGGACGACGTTCCGGGCGGCACGCATGACGGTAAGGGTGAGACCGAAGAACACGACCACCAGCGCGACCCCGAAGACGGTGCCGACGAGTACCCCGGTCCCGGCGCCGGCGCCCGCGAGCACGGCGGCAACAGCGAGGGCGACCCCGCCGACCGCGGCGGTCGGCAGGAGGGCCCCCCGCAGCATCGCGAGGTAGGGGTCGGCGGCCTGCACCGGGTCGCTGCTCCCGTCGGTGGGGGTCGTCGGCGTGCTTGTGAACGCTATCACAAGCGTTCGGCGGTCCTCCCGCGCAGCGGTCCGAGGGTGAGCGCCACGGAGGCGACGATCGCGACGAGCCACAACGGCACTCCAACCGACAGCGGGACGAAGGCCAGCGAGACGGCGCCGAAGGCCATCACCCCGGTCCACAGGTAGAGGAGCAGCACCGCGCGGGCGTGGCTGTGGCCGAGGTCGAGCAGCCGGTGGTGCAGGTGCATCCGGTCGGCGACGAACGGGGACTGCCCGGCCCGCAGCCGGCGGACCACGGCCAGGGCCAGGTCGGTGAGCGGCAGCAGCAGGACGACGACGGGCAGCAGCAGCGGGAAGAAGGCCGGGACGACCTGGGCGTCGGAGACGACGGTCGGGTCGATCTGGCCGGTGACGGCGATGGCGGCCGAGGCGAGCAGCAGCCCGAGCAGCATCGAGCCGGAGTCGCCCATGAAGATCCGCGCCGGGTTGAAGTTGTGCGGCAGGAAGCCCAGGCACGCGCCGACGAGGGCGGCGCCGACGAGGGTGGCGAGGCTGGAGTAGTCGTCGGCGCTGGTGTCCCGGGTCAGCAGGTAGGTGTAGACGAAGAAGGCCGCTCCCCCGATGGCCATGACCCCGGCGGCGAGCCCGTCGAGGCCGTCGACGAAGTTCACCGCGTTGATGGTGACGACGACCGCGAGGACGGTCAGCACGAGGAAGGTCACCCCGGAGCCCACGGTGACCCCGCCGACCGGCAGGGACACCAGCTGGACGCCCTGCCAGGCGAGAAGCCCGGCGGCGAGCACCTGCCCGGCCAGCTTCGTCAGCGCGTCCAGGCCCCACACGTCGTCCGCGACGCCGACGAGGCACACCAGCGCCCCGGCGCCGAGCACCGCCCACGGGCCGCGCCCGGCGAACACCGGGTCGAGGAACGGCACCTGGGACGCCACGGCGAACGCCACGGCGACACCTGCGAGCATGGCCAGGCCGCCCAGTCGCGGGGTCGGGACGACGTGCACGTCCCTGGCCCGCACCGGCGTCAGTGCACCGGTCGCGACCGCGAGCCGGCGGGCGAGCGGGGTGGTCAGGTAGGTGACGGCCGCGGCCAGGACGAGGACGAGCAGGTAGGCCCTCACCGCAGGCGCCTCACGCCCCGCCGGGACCGTCGACGTCCGGGACGACCTCGCGTACCTCCTCGAGCCCGAGCGCCCCGAGCCGGACGACGCGCAGCCGCCCGCCGGTGGCGTCCAGGATGGTCGACGGGTCGCTGCGGCCGGTCGGCCCCGCCTCCAGGTAGGCGGCGACCGAGTCCCCGAGCTGCTCACGCGCCTCCGCCGCGGTCGTCGCGGGCGGGCGGCCGGCCCGGTTGGCGCTGCTGACCGCCAGCGGACCCGTCGTGGCCAGCAGCTCGAGGGCGACCTCGTGGTGGGGCATCCGGACGGCGACCGTGCCCCCGGTGTCCCCCAGGTCCCAGTGCAGGGACGGCTGGGCCCGGCAGATCACGGTGAGCGGCCCGGGCCAGAACCGCTCGATGAGCGCCCGGACGTCGTCCGGCACGTCGGTGGCCAGCCCGTCGAGGGTGCGGGCATCCGGGACGAGGACCGGCGGCGGCTTCTCCCGGCCGCGGCCCTTGGCCTCGAGCAGGGCGGCCACCGCCGCCGGGGTGAACGCGTCGGCACCGACCCCGTACACGGTGTCGGTCGGCAGGACGACGAGCTCGCCGCGGCGCAGCGCGTCGGCGGCGTGCCGCAGACCGGTGGCACGCTGGTCGGCGTCAGTGCAGTCGTACAGGCTGCTCACGAGGGTCCACTCTCCCACCGCCGGGCGCTGACGTGGCGGGGACGTCCGGTGAGGTCGGTGTGCCCGGCCGGCTCACGCCACCCGCCGCGCCGCAGCTCGGCGAGCAGCGCGGGCTGCTGTACCTCGGCGTGCTCGACCACGACGAGCCCACCGGGGCGCAGCAGCCGGGCAGCGGTGCGCAGCACGACCCGGGGGACGTCGAGGCCGTCCGGGCCGCCGCCGTACAGCGCCGCGGCCGGGTCGTGGTCGCGCACCTCCGGGTCCACGGGCACGGCGTCCAGGGGCACGTACGGCGGGTTGGACACGACGACGTCGACGGTGCCGTCGAGGTCGCCGAAGGCGTCCGCGGCGTCACCGAGCCGCAGGTCGACCCCGGTGCCGGCGAGGTTGCGCGCCGCCCAGGCGTGCGCCGCCGGCTCGAGCTCGACGGC
This DNA window, taken from Kineosporiaceae bacterium SCSIO 59966, encodes the following:
- a CDS encoding threonylcarbamoyl-AMP synthase, which encodes MSSLYDCTDADQRATGLRHAADALRRGELVVLPTDTVYGVGADAFTPAAVAALLEAKGRGREKPPPVLVPDARTLDGLATDVPDDVRALIERFWPGPLTVICRAQPSLHWDLGDTGGTVAVRMPHHEVALELLATTGPLAVSSANRAGRPPATTAAEAREQLGDSVAAYLEAGPTGRSDPSTILDATGGRLRVVRLGALGLEEVREVVPDVDGPGGA
- a CDS encoding undecaprenyl/decaprenyl-phosphate alpha-N-acetylglucosaminyl 1-phosphate transferase — its product is MRAYLLVLVLAAAVTYLTTPLARRLAVATGALTPVRARDVHVVPTPRLGGLAMLAGVAVAFAVASQVPFLDPVFAGRGPWAVLGAGALVCLVGVADDVWGLDALTKLAGQVLAAGLLAWQGVQLVSLPVGGVTVGSGVTFLVLTVLAVVVTINAVNFVDGLDGLAAGVMAIGGAAFFVYTYLLTRDTSADDYSSLATLVGAALVGACLGFLPHNFNPARIFMGDSGSMLLGLLLASAAIAVTGQIDPTVVSDAQVVPAFFPLLLPVVVLLLPLTDLALAVVRRLRAGQSPFVADRMHLHHRLLDLGHSHARAVLLLYLWTGVMAFGAVSLAFVPLSVGVPLWLVAIVASVALTLGPLRGRTAERL